A single genomic interval of Arthrobacter globiformis harbors:
- a CDS encoding FadR/GntR family transcriptional regulator, with protein sequence MPRKTATQQISRVARPRLYEQLVEQLMDFIESAQLGPGDTLPAERDLAERLGVSRATLAQALVALEVLGVIDVQHGTGAVLVYRPNVPSVLKGLREHRSRLPEIVEARSTLEVKLAELAAGRRTDEDMRAIDKALDVMAEEVASGAKGAHGDELFHQAITAAAHSGVLAQLMSFIAEMILETRLESLGQPGRPEQSLASHRKIADAIRVQDSEAAAAAMLDHITLVSDVALLK encoded by the coding sequence ATGCCAAGGAAGACAGCAACGCAACAAATTTCCCGCGTCGCGCGGCCCCGACTCTACGAACAGCTCGTGGAGCAGCTGATGGACTTCATCGAGTCCGCGCAGCTGGGGCCCGGTGACACGCTCCCCGCCGAGCGGGACCTGGCCGAGCGGCTGGGCGTTTCCCGGGCCACGTTGGCCCAGGCGCTGGTTGCCCTTGAAGTCCTGGGCGTGATTGATGTCCAGCACGGCACCGGCGCGGTGCTTGTCTACCGGCCCAACGTTCCCTCCGTGCTCAAGGGTCTGCGCGAGCACCGCAGCCGCCTTCCCGAAATTGTCGAAGCCCGCAGCACGCTCGAGGTCAAGCTGGCCGAGCTTGCTGCCGGGCGCCGCACCGACGAGGACATGCGGGCGATCGACAAAGCCCTGGACGTCATGGCGGAAGAGGTGGCCTCGGGCGCGAAAGGGGCCCATGGCGATGAGCTGTTCCACCAGGCCATCACCGCCGCCGCGCACTCCGGCGTGCTAGCCCAGCTCATGAGTTTCATTGCGGAGATGATCCTCGAAACACGGCTCGAATCGCTGGGACAGCCCGGCCGGCCGGAGCAGTCACTGGCATCCCACCGCAAAATCGCGGACGCCATCCGGGTCCAGGACTCGGAGGCCGCCGCGGCGGCGATGCTGGACCACATCACCCTCGTGTCCGACGTCGCCCTGCTGAAGTAA
- a CDS encoding SLC13 family permease, which translates to MSAPVLSIIILAVMFLLATVLPLNMGALAFVGAFLLGSVVLGMSTSDILANFPGGLFLTIVGVTYLFAIAQNNGTIDLLVRGAVRLVGSKVALIPWVMFAITAVITAVGALSPAAVAIIAPIALSFAAKHKINPLMMGMMVIHGAQAGGFSPIAVYGVTVNGIIAKTDLEASPMAIFLASFIFNLAIAVVLFIVLGGSKLLFTKTGRLVEQAAESRMAVSVGTRAAGVTLRGSGSDISPSGVARKGTSGSASAASTAADTSGARATIPQLVTIAGLIALAVISLGFKVDVGFVSITIAMILALVSPAAQKGAINKISWSTVLLICGMLTFVGVLEEAGTIKFVSDGVAHLGMPLLAALLICYIGAIVSAFASSTAILAALIPLAVPFLSTGEIGAVGVIAALAVAATIVDVSPFSTNGALVLANAPEDVDKDKFYKQILAYSGIVVVAGPAIAWLVMVLPGWM; encoded by the coding sequence ATGTCCGCTCCAGTCCTGTCCATCATCATCCTGGCGGTGATGTTCCTGCTGGCCACGGTCCTGCCCCTCAACATGGGCGCCTTGGCTTTCGTAGGCGCCTTCCTGCTCGGCTCGGTGGTCCTGGGAATGTCCACCAGCGATATTCTTGCCAACTTTCCCGGAGGCCTGTTCCTGACGATCGTCGGGGTCACCTACCTCTTCGCGATTGCCCAGAACAACGGAACCATCGACCTGCTGGTCCGCGGCGCAGTCAGGCTGGTGGGCAGCAAGGTGGCGCTCATCCCCTGGGTCATGTTCGCCATCACCGCCGTCATCACCGCCGTCGGAGCCCTGTCTCCCGCCGCCGTCGCGATCATCGCGCCGATCGCGCTCAGCTTCGCCGCGAAGCACAAGATCAACCCGCTCATGATGGGCATGATGGTGATCCACGGGGCGCAGGCCGGCGGTTTCTCCCCGATCGCCGTCTACGGCGTCACGGTCAACGGCATCATTGCGAAGACGGATCTGGAAGCCAGCCCGATGGCGATCTTCCTGGCCAGCTTCATCTTCAACCTCGCCATAGCCGTCGTGTTGTTCATCGTCCTGGGCGGCAGCAAACTGCTCTTCACCAAGACCGGCCGGCTCGTGGAGCAGGCCGCCGAGTCCCGGATGGCCGTCAGCGTCGGCACCCGCGCGGCCGGTGTCACCCTTCGGGGCTCCGGCTCTGACATCTCCCCCTCCGGAGTGGCCCGCAAGGGAACCTCCGGTTCCGCCTCAGCCGCTTCCACCGCCGCCGATACCAGCGGCGCCCGTGCCACCATTCCGCAGCTGGTCACCATCGCCGGCCTCATCGCCCTCGCCGTCATCTCGCTGGGCTTCAAGGTCGACGTCGGCTTCGTCTCCATCACCATCGCCATGATCCTGGCCCTCGTCTCGCCCGCCGCCCAGAAGGGCGCCATCAACAAGATCAGCTGGTCCACCGTCCTGCTCATCTGCGGCATGCTCACCTTCGTGGGCGTCCTCGAGGAGGCCGGCACCATCAAGTTCGTCTCCGACGGCGTCGCCCACCTCGGGATGCCGCTGCTCGCAGCCCTGCTGATCTGCTACATCGGCGCTATTGTCTCGGCCTTCGCCTCCTCCACCGCCATCCTGGCCGCACTCATCCCCCTGGCCGTTCCCTTCCTGTCCACCGGCGAAATCGGCGCCGTCGGCGTGATCGCCGCCCTGGCCGTCGCCGCCACCATCGTGGACGTCTCACCGTTCTCCACCAACGGAGCCCTGGTACTCGCCAACGCCCCCGAGGACGTGGACAAGGACAAGTTCTACAAGCAGATCCTGGCCTACAGCGGCATCGTCGTCGTTGCCGGCCCCGCCATCGCCT